In Spinacia oleracea cultivar Varoflay chromosome 5, BTI_SOV_V1, whole genome shotgun sequence, a single window of DNA contains:
- the LOC110805042 gene encoding carboxylesterase 1-like — MKVMKYPIKLLLLFFQFTFLAIHSQANDQNSTTDDPYKMLHIIPNPDGSITRMKRYYPTVPPNGSTSLAFSKDVPLNTGKNTWVRLYLPINISQPVSRPVTKNLPIVVFSHGGGFIIMSTASPTFDSFLSNTASKLHALVVSIEYRLAPEHRLPAAYDDVLEGLHWVKEKKDDWVKNYANVSNCIVMGESAGGNIAYHVGLRASVLVHELNPLVIKGLVLIQPFFGGLNRTRSELRKPASFGLPVVITDLMWNLSLPIGANRNHPYCDPIIEGGSNKMLDKIKELGWRVAIAGYDRDRLFDKQLEVFEFLKQRGVDVVGNFSKGGYHGVFVKEANISEKLFEFMRRVFSSNLA, encoded by the coding sequence atgaaagttaTGAAATACCCAATTAAACTACTACTCTTGTTCTTCCAATTTACATTTCTAGCAATACATAGCCAAGCGAATGATCAAAATTCCACCACCGATGATCCTTACAAAATGCTCCATATTATCCCAAACCCGGATGGATCCATAACCCGAATGAAACGATACTACCCGACCGTACCACCAAATGGTTCGACTTCCCTTGCTTTCTCTAAAGATGTCCCTCTCAACACCGGTAAAAATACTTGGGTCCGACTTTACTTACCCATTAATATATCTCAACCCGTATCTCGACCCGTGACGAAGAACCTCCCAATTGTAGTTTTCTCACACGGTGGCGGGTTCATTATCATGAGCACAGCCTCCCCTACCTTCGACTCATTCTTATCCAACACGGCGAGTAAACTCCACGCGTTAGTCGTCTCGATTGAGTACCGCCTTGCACCGGAGCACCGCCTTCCAGCCGCATACGACGACGTTTTGGAGGGTTTACATTGGGTAAAGGAGAAAAAAGATGATTGGGTCAAGAATTATGCGAATGTTTCCAATTGCATTGTAATGGGGGAAAGTGCGGGGGGTAACATTGCCTACCATGTAGGGTTACGTGCTTCTGTATTAGTTCACGAATTAAACCCGTTGGTTATTAAGGGTTTGGTTTTAATCCAACCGTTTTTTGGCGGGTTAAATCGTACTAGATCCGAGTTAAGGAAACCCGCATCGTTTGGTTTACCCGTGGTGATTACGGATCTAATGTGGAACTTATCTTTACCAATTGGAGCTAATAGGAACCACCCGTATTGTGACCCAATTATTGAGGGCGGGTCTAATAAAATGTTGGATAAAATTAAAGAGTTGGGTTGGCGTGTTGCCATAGCGGGTTATGATAGAGACCGGCTTTTTGACAAGCAATTGGAGGTGTTTGAGTTTTTGAAACAACGAGGAGTGGATGTGGTTGGTAATTTTAGTAAAGGAGGTTACCATGGTGTTTTTGTTAAAGAAGCGAATATATCtgaaaaattatttgaatttatgcGACGTGTATTTTCTTCAAACCTTGCTTAA